The Dromaius novaehollandiae isolate bDroNov1 chromosome 4, bDroNov1.hap1, whole genome shotgun sequence genome contains the following window.
agacgacGGCTCTTTTGGTCTGCgttcaggtgccagaaatcctgagcatCATCTACATCCGGATGCcgaccatgcagcaggacaccctccGACACTTCCTCTTGGAGGCGGTGTCCCTGCTCGCCCTCTACCACCCCGGGGCCGTCATcaacagcctgctgcagaagcagctgcccatggacaggtacgtgcactgccccagccccacggacGGGCAGGAGCCGCCGCTGACGGGGCGAGGAGGAGCCAGCGGAGAAGCCGGTCCTGCTGCTCCGGGGGCAGAAAGCCTGAGCGCGGCAAGAGCCGtcttggaggccaggagagcgttTGGCCCCTGCCGAGGGCGTCGCAGGTACCAGAGCCCACGGGCTCACGGGGGAActtctgctcccttgcagtgacaccgaggagctgtggagggtcctgggggggaagtTCTTTGTGGACCACTTCCTGAGGgttttgatggaaaaactgaagaactcaggAAGCAACCAGCCCAggaccagctctgccaagcctgaggcagatgaggaggaggctgcgctggagcctctcaagGTACATGCACCGGCTTTGTACCTGACTTCCCAAATCACCCTTCAGCCTGAGGGAGCTCCGTGCATGCTGCGAACATCCCTGAGCCCCCCGGGCTGGTGCCATGCTGGGCCCTGGGCAGCGCTGTCAGCCGAGAGCgtttgctgctgccaggctgcaggggagTAAACTGCAGGCAGTAAAGGTCCCCGAGGCGGGCAGGgcacaggtgggaaaaggccttgttttcACAGGCAGCTTTtggttgcatttctctgcagatgacccgggccatctctgtggtggtgtcagcgctgcagagcccggaggctgtgcagcgcctgctcccggagctgctgccggtgctgctgaagcagatcagcgccacagtgggcaaggagatgccatcttccCCACTCAGCACCCggggaaagctgttcctgaagggccACGCGAGCGATGACAATCCTTGCAGGTAGGAGCCAGGGGACGGAGACGCAGGGGCTGGGCTTGGGTCCCTGTCACTTTGattcccagggaggaaggtgccccagggagacttgttttttccccgggctctatttattttggtttgggtttgtctgtttggttgtagttcttgttttatgagtGTTGGCGTGCTGGTTGGTTTGGTCTCTGTTTGGCGTGTTTGTGAGCCGACGGTCCCTAGGGTCCGTAGGCCAGGTTTCTTAGAGCTTGTCAGGCTTCAGGGTTGTGAGATGTCATTCCAGGGGTGTTTGCAGCTCCCTCGGTGAGGCTGAGCACGAGTGAGCGAAGGCCTTGCCGGCGGCAGCGTTTCCTTCGCCTGTTGCCGTGACTGAGGCCTCGCTGCTCTCTTCTCgcccaggctttccctggagaccctggaggtggtgctgcgcacgtgcctcgatgggaaatggctgtggctgctgcggaagcagggcgcctgggctgccctggaagaCCCCCGGGCTCACCACGACGGCGTCTGCCTGCTGACCGGGTGAGAGCCCGAGGAGGCGCCTCGCTGCTCCGGGGTGGCCGCGACCCGGGAGGGGCTGGCGGGACCCTTCCCCTGGGCCCGGGCATCTCGGAGGTGCCGAGCAGAGCCCGCGTGGGAGCGGGGGGATCGCGGGGGCCCGAGGCTGGGTGCCGCCCTGTGTAACCGCACGtcgcctgcctgtgctctgtgcgcagggtgctgctccgcgccgggaccatctcgctgcccctggtgctgaCCCAGTGGCTGGACGCCCCCTCGGCCAACCTGCGGGTCATGGCCACGGCTTTCTTTgcggaggtgagggagaaggtgggagagggaggtttAGGAGGGCTTTTCTCAGGATGCCAGCAAGAAGGTGCCGGCAGAAGGTGTCACATTCCCGGCGGGAGCAGATCCCCCCTCATAGCAGGTctctcaggagctgcccttcctcagccccttcccaccccccacccacccatgagcacccccgggcacagggcagcgctgccctcagCCTGGCCAAAGCCGCAGCCTGGGCCGGGCCCCAAGGAAAGCTGCCGGGCATGGGGGTGgtcagctggggctggtggggcttcctcgtgcggagcccggggcggctgctgttCCCGGGCCTGGTCTGCATCCGTCTCCAGGTGCCGATGGCcgggttgctgtgctgcagctgatgaaggagccgGCGCTGCAGGAGTGGAGGTGCCTCCAGCCCATCGCAAGGgccttgctggagaagctgcaggactcgagcagcaccgtgcggcagatggcagcgcgcggcctgggcaacctggtcagcGGAGCACCGGAGAAAGTGAGAGAGGCTTTGCTCTGCATGAAACGCAGCCCCTGCGTGACCAGAGAGAtgccggcggggagctgcggggggattagagagtgggcagagcagcagaggcagctgtgaGTCTTTGCCCCGAGGGCGCTCTGTTCTGGGGCACCAGCCGGGCTGCAGAGGGGACGGAGGTGCCGACGGGCCCCTCGGGCTGCGATGTGCTCGGGGGCTGCTTCTGAGAGCTTCAGCCCCTGGAGGCGATGGGGAAGAGGAGCGGTTGGAGGCAGGACTAGCAGGAGGCTCACGTGTGTGTCACGCTTGGCAGCTGCGAAAGCACAAGGGAGCCGTGCTGGAGGCGCTGCGGAGGAGCCTGGAGGACGTGGCCGCGGCGGAGGTGGTGtcagagagcctgctggcgctggcgaaggtggtgacggagctgaaggggaaggctgtgggctccaccttcagagacatcgccagGGCCACCAAGGGGTTCTTTGATGCTGTGAGTGAGCAGTGGTGTCTGACGCCTGCTCGAAGGGTCCCTCGCGGGCTCGTCCGAGAGGggcggcgtgggcaggggccgctGCGGATCGGGAGGGTTCGGGGAAGATGCTTCTCCCTGGGGAAGGTGGGGGAGCTACTGTTTGTGACCCCTGTGGGGGTCCTTTCTCCGGGCATTGTGCTCGACCGGCAGCGCCCAGGTGTTGCAGAAACAGCTGTACGCGGTGTCCCAGTCGCCCACCTGagggctggggtttctgggttGCAGGAGCAGGCGTCGCTGCGCTCGGCGGCCTTCACCCTGTACGGGGTGCTGGCCGCCTCTGCCACGAGGAGGTGGAGGTCTTTCTTCAcggaggagctgggaagcacgT
Protein-coding sequences here:
- the LOC135328224 gene encoding maestro heat-like repeat-containing protein family member 2B produces the protein MGALGELVTALLEEDLSSDWLSEMLHVLEYWLTSAKEWERERALQACAQLLGAFEERFELTGETSFGPFGSMVGLLAPFTCDSLATSRQRAGACLGHLLRIQGKMLETGAEEDEVQPLCQCLSAPDAEALLQASSRLRKIVCKHIPPAQATDFLSAALDGMLSARSACAQAAGEWLLTFLETCGGQLFTEVPEILSIIYIRMPTMQQDTLRHFLLEAVSLLALYHPGAVINSLLQKQLPMDSDTEELWRVLGGKFFVDHFLRVLMEKLKNSGSNQPRTSSAKPEADEEEAALEPLKMTRAISVVVSALQSPEAVQRLLPELLPVLLKQISATVGKEMPSSPLSTRGKLFLKGHASDDNPCRLSLETLEVVLRTCLDGKWLWLLRKQGAWAALEDPRAHHDGVCLLTGVLLRAGTISLPLVLTQWLDAPSANLRVMATAFFAELMKEPALQEWRCLQPIARALLEKLQDSSSTVRQMAARGLGNLVSGAPEKLRKHKGAVLEALRRSLEDVAAAEVVSESLLALAKVVTELKGKAVGSTFRDIARATKGFFDAEQASLRSAAFTLYGVLAASATRRWRSFFTEELGSTWASLVLHLRDPDLGASMLPLHCPG